Genomic segment of Panicum virgatum strain AP13 chromosome 9N, P.virgatum_v5, whole genome shotgun sequence:
CATTTGAAATAAGAATAAGAAAGATGTACCGTTTCAAGCCACATGGTCTCAAAGGTTGCCTTTCTGTTGCATGGGACAGTCCATTTGCCACCATTTGCACACTCTGGATCTTCCCATTTTGGCTCCACTCCAGCCTTGAACAGATGAAAATCAGCATTCCCAATCAACTTGCTTGGACGGAAAATCTGATCGTACAAGCTACACCAAGAAAGAAGGGATCCATAAGTACACAGATTCCATAGAATCAAATTAAAAGGCGCTTAAGGTAAAAATAGCACCAAATAAATAAGCTTAACATTACATAAATAGAAGACTTCAAAAGACAAAACCTGCTGTGAAAGTATTGTAATCATTGATAGCTATTGCTTATTAGTCTCTATCCCTATTCCTATCCCTActtatttctaaagcaagcaatgattCCATTCTGTCAATCTGAATCCTCATCGGAACACGGACAAATCAATCGGAATCCGGACAAATCAATTGGAATCCCAATCGGAACCCGAGCAATCAATGCCTCACATGATCACGGAATGGTCTGTACAAGGAGTGAACGAGCACAAAGTTGGTGGTATTGTGTAGGTCTATTATATTGCCCATAGCAACGCACGGACACTATGCTCGTTAAGGCTAAAACTAAGAGGTAAACTCTTTTAAGGCTAAAACTAAGAGGTTAACTCTTTCTATATGTGACAAGGCCACAAGTCTAATGCAAGCCAGAACATGTTTACCTTTCATACGATTGAAAAGGTTATGTCATCAAAGACCAATGGAAGAAATTCAGATAAGATTCATTCTGTATATCCAACACACCAATATGCTCAAACCAGGAATAACATAGTAGAATTATCAGCAGTTGATTCATTATAGTTCAGCGTGGAAACTTTAACTGACACACCACACCAATCTTAATATGATAGAAAACAACTCTTTACCTACAAGGATAAATCCCTCCTCTATTGACGGATATTGTAGAATCTCCCCTACGGCTATACTTCATTTGCTATAGTAACAACTCTACCACCATATCTTCACTAAAAACACACGGGGCAGCTTATGTGAAAAATCAGCCAAACGCAATCAACAATCAGCACTATTCCGATGCAAACAGCAGAAAACAATATCATGAACAGACAACTAACATATTTCACCATCTACACCATAGTTTCAGATTCCATAGTTTCAGATTCCGTTGGCTCTAAGGTAATCTACAATCCGATCTACCCCAGAGATAATTCCCACCGCCACATGGCCTCCTAAAACACGCACAGAAGCTGATGAACAGGAACCAGCACGGCATCCAGATCAGATCCGAGCGGAGCGGATCCAGAAGGGGCGTGGGTGATGAGGGGAGGCGCCCGCGGCGTCGCTCACGTACCTCCAGAACTCCTCGACGGTGTCGAAGGTGTATGCCTTTTTGAGGGAGGTGCCCCACGCGGCGCCGGGCTTGGGCTTCGACTGGATGTCGTACCAGAAGGTCCACTGCCGGTGCAGCTTGTGCGGACCCTTGGCCTCCGCAGCAGCACCGCCCTCGGTCGCCACGACCTCCGGAGTCGTCGCCGTCACAGCCTCCGCCGCAGTCTCAACCTCCGccatgccgcgccgccgccgccgccgccgccgcttttcgagggtttttttttttttgatggggGAGGGGAGACGGGTGGGGATAGCCGATACGAGAGAGACGAGATAGAGGTTGCGGCTGTCGAAGAGacgtgaagaggaagaagggttCGGCCTTTTGGGGGAGTGAGAGAAGTCGGCGTGCGTGAAGAGGCGTGCGCGTTTTGACTGGGCTCCGGCCCAGTTTAAACGTTTTTTTCCCGCAAAATAGCTAAATTCATGGCTCGATTTTGTTGAACTATAAAAACATCTAATTCAGTCTGTGAGCTACCCAAATTTGCCCGATTTCATCCATTTACCAATGCAGTAAGGCAATTCAGTATGTGAGCTACCCAAAAAGGAGCAGGAACCGATAgctaaaaagaagaagaaaagcatGAATGAGGAAGGAGATAAAGAATGGTTGAAGAAATCTCCAACCCGAGCAATGGACCAATGGTGCCCCGATGGAAATAGATATTCCAGCACTGCTAGG
This window contains:
- the LOC120691623 gene encoding eukaryotic translation initiation factor-like → MAEVETAAEAVTATTPEVVATEGGAAAEAKGPHKLHRQWTFWYDIQSKPKPGAAWGTSLKKAYTFDTVEEFWSLYDQIFRPSKLIGNADFHLFKAGVEPKWEDPECANGGKWTVPCNRKATFETMWLETLMALIGEQFDETEDICGIVASARQRGDKLALWTKTASNEAVQVNIGKKWKDVIDFNDKITYTFHDDSRREKPSRGGRYTV